The following coding sequences are from one Candidatus Methylacidithermus pantelleriae window:
- a CDS encoding alanine dehydrogenase, with amino-acid sequence MVIGIPKETKEGERRVSLPPNGVARLVSLGHIVVVEEHAGIGCGWTDEHYREAGAQIVRDKQELFDRAELVVKVKEPLALEWDLFRPGQILFGFLHLAANQELARVLLQKGVSAIGCETVRYQGRLILLEPMSRIAGKMAPLVGAYFLSAAQGGCGRLLCGLPGVPRARVVIVGAGTAGWEAAKTALSLGAHVVLLEQDPFRLEHRQGELAGIETLLFSERALLQALEGAELLISTVHVPGARAPRVFNSRNLSRMVRGGVFVDLAIDQGGSSETSRPTTHAHPVYEEAGVWHYCVANMPAAYPVTATETFAPRLLRYVERIAQLGLEEAVEKDPGLREGLQIHQGKVLLSSLREVLGE; translated from the coding sequence ATGGTTATTGGAATTCCTAAGGAAACGAAGGAAGGAGAGCGCCGGGTGAGTCTTCCCCCGAATGGGGTGGCGCGTTTGGTCTCACTGGGGCACATCGTTGTAGTAGAAGAACACGCGGGGATAGGATGTGGGTGGACAGACGAGCATTACCGGGAGGCAGGAGCCCAGATTGTAAGGGATAAACAGGAGCTTTTTGACCGTGCAGAGCTTGTGGTCAAGGTAAAGGAACCTCTTGCGCTCGAGTGGGACTTGTTTCGCCCGGGTCAAATCCTTTTTGGCTTTTTGCACCTGGCGGCTAACCAAGAACTTGCTCGCGTGCTCCTGCAAAAGGGCGTCTCAGCCATTGGCTGCGAGACTGTGCGCTACCAGGGCCGGTTGATTCTCCTGGAACCGATGAGCCGGATTGCAGGGAAAATGGCTCCCTTGGTGGGAGCGTACTTTTTATCGGCTGCCCAGGGAGGCTGCGGGCGGCTTCTTTGCGGGCTTCCTGGAGTGCCCCGGGCTAGAGTGGTGATCGTCGGGGCTGGCACGGCGGGATGGGAAGCTGCGAAAACCGCCCTAAGTCTTGGTGCGCACGTGGTTCTTCTGGAGCAAGACCCTTTTCGCTTAGAGCACCGACAGGGCGAACTTGCGGGTATAGAGACTCTTCTTTTTTCGGAAAGAGCGTTGTTGCAAGCGTTGGAAGGGGCAGAACTCCTCATCTCGACGGTTCACGTTCCTGGAGCCCGTGCCCCACGAGTTTTCAACTCCCGGAACTTATCCCGCATGGTACGTGGAGGTGTTTTTGTGGATCTGGCGATCGATCAAGGGGGCTCCTCTGAAACTTCCCGACCGACTACCCACGCTCATCCTGTGTATGAGGAAGCGGGTGTGTGGCACTATTGCGTGGCAAACATGCCCGCAGCCTATCCGGTGACCGCAACGGAGACGTTTGCCCCTCGTCTTCTCCGGTATGTGGAAAGGATTGCTCAGCTGGGCTTAGAGGAGGCAGTGGAGAAGGACCCTGGCTTGCGGGAAGGCTTGCAGATTCACCAGGGAAAAGTTCTTTTGTCTTCCTTGCGGGAAGTTCTGGGTGAATAG
- a CDS encoding MBL fold metallo-hydrolase: MKIEQMETPGLAAFSYVIFSGKDAAVIDPRRDTAIYHKSAAHHGAKIRYVLETHIHADYASGARQLAKETGALLCLSGHDEGEEYSYQFPHQKLRDGDQLLLGKLRLEVLHTPGHTPEHLCFVLYDPTSCGQPLALFSGDLLFAGSVGRPDLLGQARTYTLARELVHTLKERIARLPDGMLLYPAHGAGSLCGADLAERTVSTLGYERSCNPFLTQATEEEAVRHILATLPEFPEYYRRMKKLNSEGPPILDGIPGARALSLEEFVSLQEEDNTVIVDLRTPEAFGGAHIPGSLSIGFSPAFSLWAGWILPYEANILLVGEPGSDLTEARSALVRVGHDRIVGYLEGGIRTWISSGRQVAHVPQASVEELADRLPNFNKEGIEILDVRSPTEWCNGHLPHARHIPCGQLPKRLHELSPDISYWVVCGSGYRSSIATSLLKRAGFVCVTNVDGGMEAWKTRNYPVIREEKTQN, encoded by the coding sequence ATGAAGATTGAACAAATGGAAACCCCTGGTTTAGCCGCCTTTTCCTATGTGATTTTTTCGGGAAAAGACGCTGCAGTTATCGATCCAAGAAGAGATACGGCCATCTACCACAAATCGGCAGCCCACCATGGGGCCAAGATCCGCTATGTTCTCGAAACTCATATCCACGCTGACTATGCAAGTGGTGCCCGGCAACTGGCGAAGGAAACGGGCGCCCTCCTTTGCCTAAGCGGGCATGATGAGGGGGAAGAATATTCGTACCAGTTTCCCCACCAAAAACTCCGAGATGGAGACCAGCTTTTGCTGGGAAAATTGCGCCTGGAAGTCTTGCATACCCCAGGCCACACGCCGGAGCACCTTTGCTTTGTTCTCTACGATCCAACAAGCTGCGGGCAACCTTTAGCACTTTTTAGCGGTGATCTTTTATTCGCTGGGTCTGTAGGACGTCCAGACCTTTTGGGACAAGCACGCACTTACACACTGGCTCGGGAACTGGTTCATACCCTCAAAGAACGTATCGCTCGACTCCCCGATGGGATGCTTTTGTACCCGGCCCATGGGGCCGGTTCGCTCTGCGGGGCGGACCTTGCAGAACGCACCGTCTCCACTCTTGGATATGAGCGTTCTTGCAACCCCTTTCTCACCCAAGCAACGGAGGAAGAAGCGGTACGTCACATCCTGGCGACGCTTCCCGAGTTTCCCGAGTATTACCGTAGGATGAAAAAGCTCAATAGTGAAGGACCTCCAATCCTAGACGGGATCCCCGGAGCAAGAGCACTCTCGTTGGAAGAGTTCGTCTCCCTGCAAGAGGAGGACAACACGGTCATTGTTGATCTAAGGACTCCGGAAGCGTTTGGAGGAGCTCACATCCCAGGTTCTTTGTCCATTGGGTTTTCCCCGGCTTTCTCCCTGTGGGCTGGATGGATCCTCCCCTATGAGGCCAACATCCTTTTAGTAGGCGAACCTGGGAGCGACTTGACCGAAGCAAGGTCGGCTCTGGTTCGGGTGGGACACGATCGGATTGTCGGTTACCTTGAAGGAGGAATCAGAACTTGGATCAGCTCGGGCCGACAAGTGGCCCATGTCCCACAAGCAAGCGTGGAGGAACTTGCCGATCGACTACCCAATTTCAATAAAGAAGGAATCGAAATTTTAGATGTCCGAAGTCCCACAGAATGGTGCAATGGGCATCTACCGCATGCACGCCATATCCCGTGCGGCCAATTACCCAAAAGGCTCCATGAACTTTCGCCGGACATTTCTTACTGGGTTGTTTGTGGAAGTGGGTACCGGTCCAGTATTGCCACAAGTCTCCTCAAGCGCGCCGGGTTTGTTTGTGTAACCAATGTTGATGGTGGCATGGAAGCGTGGAAAACTCGCAATTATCCGGTTATTCGAGAGGAAAAAACGCAAAACTAG
- a CDS encoding MFS transporter gives MAKGREIPGSPQRETDRSTRNHKVEFAFAFALGEFLSILVRGERKTFAMRRNSLSPLFQKVFSRCQNRPLTFVLLLGLVSLLADLTYEGARSILGPYLGTLGASGKVVAIIAGAGELVGFAFRFLSGTLTDQTRRYWTITLAGYAVNLLAVPALALTQRWEWACALVVLERMGKGLRTPARDAMLSQVVTPLGRGWGFGLHEALDQVGAMGGPLLVAAVLAFEGNYRVAFATLAIPAVFALLVLNGARILYPRPHEVEREEPANPTGPLRRTFWWYLVAASLMAAGFVDFPLVAFHLERSQKLPPPLLPLLYSLAMGADAVGALLLGRLYDRLGLRVVLASTLLSLPATPMIFLGDFWVAFVGILFWGIGLGAQESILRAAIASMTPSHRRGSSYGLFSMTYGFAWFLGSSILGVLYEQKLSFMVGVSAGFLFFSCLILFLLCRNTPQLSTKGTQLVFL, from the coding sequence TTGGCTAAGGGACGGGAAATTCCCGGCTCTCCTCAAAGGGAAACCGATCGTTCCACACGCAATCATAAGGTCGAATTTGCCTTTGCCTTTGCTTTGGGAGAGTTTTTGAGCATTCTCGTCCGTGGCGAACGCAAGACATTTGCTATGAGGCGAAACTCCTTGTCCCCATTGTTTCAAAAAGTTTTCTCGCGGTGCCAGAACCGTCCCCTTACCTTCGTCCTTCTTCTCGGGCTTGTAAGCCTTTTGGCCGACCTTACCTACGAAGGGGCTCGTAGTATTCTTGGTCCCTACCTCGGAACCCTTGGTGCGTCCGGAAAAGTGGTAGCTATCATTGCCGGAGCAGGCGAGCTTGTAGGGTTTGCTTTTCGATTCCTCTCGGGAACCCTTACGGATCAAACCCGGCGTTACTGGACTATAACACTCGCAGGCTACGCCGTTAACCTGCTTGCCGTCCCAGCTCTTGCCTTAACCCAACGGTGGGAATGGGCTTGCGCACTTGTCGTTTTGGAGCGCATGGGAAAAGGACTTCGCACCCCGGCGAGAGATGCCATGCTTTCCCAGGTCGTCACGCCCCTGGGCCGGGGATGGGGTTTTGGATTGCATGAGGCCTTAGACCAAGTGGGAGCTATGGGCGGCCCCCTACTGGTAGCGGCCGTTCTTGCCTTCGAAGGTAACTATCGGGTCGCCTTTGCGACTCTGGCCATACCCGCCGTTTTTGCCTTGCTCGTACTGAACGGGGCCCGAATCCTTTACCCACGACCGCATGAGGTTGAACGAGAAGAACCGGCCAATCCCACTGGTCCCCTAAGGCGTACTTTTTGGTGGTACTTGGTAGCTGCAAGCTTGATGGCCGCTGGGTTTGTCGATTTTCCCTTGGTCGCTTTCCACCTGGAGCGGTCCCAAAAACTCCCTCCTCCCCTGCTGCCCCTGTTGTACTCCCTAGCGATGGGTGCCGATGCAGTTGGGGCCCTTCTTCTTGGGAGGCTTTATGACCGCCTGGGTCTGCGTGTTGTCCTAGCTTCTACTCTCCTCTCTCTTCCCGCTACCCCCATGATTTTCCTCGGAGATTTTTGGGTAGCTTTCGTCGGGATCCTTTTCTGGGGGATTGGCCTCGGGGCTCAGGAATCGATCCTGCGAGCAGCCATTGCCAGCATGACCCCTTCTCACCGCCGCGGCAGCTCCTATGGGCTTTTTTCGATGACCTATGGCTTCGCGTGGTTTTTAGGAAGCTCCATTCTTGGCGTTTTATACGAGCAAAAGCTTTCCTTTATGGTTGGGGTTTCGGCAGGTTTCTTATTCTTTTCTTGCCTCATTCTTTTTCTTTTGTGTCGCAACACACCTCAATTGTCTACCAAGGGAACGCAATTGGTCTTTTTATAA
- a CDS encoding ArsR/SmtB family transcription factor has protein sequence MAHASRLKIYRRLVQAAPHGLSAGELAQVLKVRAPTLSFHLKALLHAGLIKARHSGRFIYYSADFTAMNKLLSYLTENCCGGLPCDTRVKRGVERKA, from the coding sequence TTGGCTCATGCCAGCCGCCTCAAGATTTACCGGCGGCTGGTGCAAGCGGCTCCTCACGGATTGAGCGCCGGAGAACTAGCTCAGGTACTCAAGGTTCGGGCACCGACGTTGTCGTTTCACCTGAAGGCGCTTTTGCACGCGGGCCTGATCAAGGCACGGCACAGCGGCCGGTTCATCTATTACTCGGCCGACTTTACCGCCATGAACAAGCTATTGAGCTATCTGACTGAGAACTGCTGCGGAGGCCTTCCTTGCGACACTAGAGTAAAGAGAGGTGTGGAGAGAAAAGCATGA
- a CDS encoding MFS transporter: MAPVIYTSIPGRLDRLPWSVFHLKLVLALGITWVLDGLEVTLVGTMGAVLQRPDTLGLSGEEIGAAASAYVTGAVVGALFFGYLTDRLGRKRMFFLTLAIYLTGVLWSAFAWNGWSFALFRLLTGLGIGGEYAAINSAIDEWMPARLRGRVDLIVNGSFWIGAALGAGVTLVLFDWALIPAGLGWRFGFAFGAALGLVILGMRRYVPESPRWMIIHGKAGEAERLVAEIERQVERKTGRALPLVTTDLALDCHPALGFRPILGAVTGQYRRRGFLGLMLMTAQAFFYNSVFFTYSLVLVRFYGVEAEKAGLCVFPLALGNWMGPLLLGYFFDAVGRRRMIAGTFTAAGLLLGANSWAFACGLLSAREQILLWTVVFFLASAAASSAYLTVSEIFPLEIRALAIAFFYAVGTGLGGSVAPWLFGRLIEAGARSDLSLGYLIAAVLMLVAGVTEWIFGVDAENQGLETVAQPLSAAKQS; encoded by the coding sequence GTGGCCCCGGTTATTTACACCTCCATCCCGGGACGCCTGGACCGGCTCCCGTGGTCCGTCTTCCACCTGAAACTGGTTTTGGCCCTGGGAATTACCTGGGTCCTCGATGGTCTTGAAGTTACCTTGGTGGGCACTATGGGCGCGGTATTGCAGCGGCCCGACACACTGGGGTTATCGGGGGAGGAGATTGGTGCCGCAGCGTCCGCTTATGTAACTGGGGCGGTAGTGGGCGCGCTTTTCTTTGGTTATCTGACCGACCGCCTGGGGCGCAAGCGGATGTTCTTTCTCACCCTGGCCATTTACCTTACGGGCGTCTTATGGTCTGCCTTTGCTTGGAATGGATGGAGCTTCGCTCTTTTTCGTTTGCTCACCGGCTTGGGGATCGGCGGTGAATATGCAGCGATCAATTCCGCGATCGACGAATGGATGCCAGCCCGTTTGCGTGGCCGCGTCGATTTAATCGTTAATGGCAGCTTTTGGATAGGTGCCGCCCTAGGAGCGGGAGTGACCCTCGTGCTCTTTGATTGGGCATTGATTCCCGCCGGCCTGGGGTGGCGGTTTGGCTTTGCCTTCGGAGCCGCTTTGGGGCTTGTCATTCTGGGGATGCGCCGTTATGTGCCGGAAAGCCCACGGTGGATGATTATCCACGGCAAAGCCGGGGAGGCGGAGCGGCTGGTCGCCGAGATTGAGCGGCAAGTGGAGAGAAAAACGGGGCGGGCTTTACCATTAGTAACAACTGATCTTGCGCTAGACTGCCACCCCGCGTTGGGTTTCCGGCCCATTCTCGGGGCGGTTACGGGGCAGTATCGCCGACGCGGCTTTTTGGGGCTGATGCTCATGACGGCACAGGCCTTTTTCTATAACTCGGTGTTCTTCACCTACAGCCTTGTTCTGGTACGCTTCTATGGCGTCGAAGCAGAGAAGGCAGGCCTTTGTGTTTTTCCTCTGGCCCTGGGCAATTGGATGGGGCCGCTACTGCTAGGGTATTTTTTTGATGCGGTGGGTCGTCGACGGATGATCGCTGGCACATTCACCGCAGCAGGACTCCTGCTCGGCGCTAACAGCTGGGCATTTGCCTGCGGGCTCCTTTCAGCGCGGGAACAGATCTTGCTATGGACCGTCGTCTTCTTTTTGGCCTCAGCAGCCGCCAGCTCTGCCTATCTTACCGTGAGCGAAATCTTCCCGCTGGAGATTCGGGCCTTGGCCATCGCCTTTTTCTACGCTGTCGGCACGGGGCTCGGGGGTAGCGTGGCACCGTGGCTTTTTGGTCGACTCATTGAGGCAGGAGCTCGATCCGATCTATCCTTGGGCTATCTCATAGCGGCGGTGCTGATGCTCGTCGCAGGTGTTACCGAGTGGATTTTCGGGGTGGATGCGGAGAATCAAGGCCTAGAAACGGTTGCCCAGCCTTTGTCCGCTGCGAAGCAAAGCTAA
- a CDS encoding polyprenyl synthetase family protein — protein sequence MFSLSNPSDWEGYLRSQKEVVEKALDERIPRADRQPKRLHEAIRYSLFAGGKRLRPILCLTTCQTLCGHWEPAIPWACAIECIHTYSLIHDDLPCMDNDDWRRGRPTLHRVFGEAIAILAGDALQALAFEIASSAKGTPRYPVPLLLGELARAAGSRALVGGQVGDLESEGKEVSLTQLRLIHRRKTAALIVVSVRLGAMAADAETWELKQLTRFARFLGVAFQIRDDVLDVTQTQEKLGKTAGKDLQSQKATYPRIVGLAEANRLAALYTHRALEALRPFGERASPWIQLAHHLLERDR from the coding sequence GTGTTCTCGCTCAGCAACCCTAGCGACTGGGAGGGCTACCTGCGCTCGCAAAAGGAGGTTGTGGAAAAAGCCCTGGATGAGCGGATCCCCCGGGCTGATCGCCAACCTAAGCGTTTGCATGAGGCAATCCGCTATAGCCTCTTTGCGGGAGGTAAACGCCTGCGGCCGATCCTTTGTTTAACGACATGTCAGACGCTTTGTGGTCACTGGGAGCCCGCGATTCCTTGGGCCTGCGCTATTGAATGTATTCACACCTATTCTCTCATTCACGATGATCTTCCCTGTATGGATAATGATGACTGGAGAAGAGGTCGCCCTACTCTTCATCGAGTCTTTGGTGAAGCGATCGCCATCCTGGCCGGAGATGCTCTTCAAGCTCTTGCGTTTGAGATTGCCTCTTCCGCAAAGGGAACTCCGAGGTATCCGGTCCCATTGCTTCTCGGCGAACTAGCTCGCGCGGCGGGAAGTCGGGCGTTGGTGGGGGGACAAGTGGGGGATTTGGAAAGTGAAGGGAAGGAAGTCTCGCTTACCCAGCTGCGGTTGATCCATCGGCGCAAAACCGCGGCTTTGATCGTGGTCTCCGTGCGACTTGGTGCAATGGCAGCGGATGCGGAAACCTGGGAACTGAAACAGTTGACTCGGTTTGCTCGTTTCCTCGGGGTTGCGTTCCAAATCCGAGATGATGTGCTCGATGTAACTCAGACTCAGGAAAAACTAGGAAAAACGGCAGGGAAAGATCTTCAATCACAAAAGGCGACCTACCCAAGGATCGTGGGCCTTGCGGAAGCAAACCGGCTTGCTGCGCTTTACACCCACCGAGCGTTGGAAGCCCTTCGGCCCTTTGGAGAACGGGCAAGCCCGTGGATCCAATTGGCTCACCATCTTCTCGAGAGGGATCGCTAA
- a CDS encoding recombinase family protein: protein MTEHADGGNRRYDLAKAPAGTLPGRNLELTAAPLLVPAVFGHDQEKGLERWKEVLELDCVWQGRTFEVISDLRPRMNDRKKGRKKVTKRLLDGILSGQVPRLVRSPIRRGSSASERVFALC, encoded by the coding sequence GTGACGGAACACGCGGACGGCGGGAATCGCCGGTATGACTTGGCCAAAGCTCCTGCCGGAACCCTTCCGGGCCGCAACCTGGAGCTGACCGCGGCACCCTTGCTTGTGCCTGCGGTATTTGGCCACGATCAGGAGAAGGGCTTGGAGCGCTGGAAGGAGGTTCTAGAGCTTGATTGTGTCTGGCAGGGTCGAACGTTTGAGGTCATCTCTGACCTCAGACCGAGGATGAACGATCGCAAGAAGGGGCGTAAGAAAGTTACGAAGCGACTGCTGGACGGTATCCTTAGTGGTCAAGTCCCCCGGTTAGTGAGATCACCCATAAGGAGGGGCTCCTCTGCTTCGGAGCGGGTGTTCGCACTTTGCTAG
- the pstC gene encoding phosphate ABC transporter permease subunit PstC — protein sequence MYGLLGGLPKARVHRIGDRAFRFLCMIAAFSVFLLIVLVGWEVYLQSRVAIERFGIRFIWKSEWDPVREDFGALPFIYGTLVTSLLALVLAFPVSVGTAIYLTELAPVWLRQPVASLIEMIAAVPSVIWGLWGLFAFVPWLRDYVYPVLKKTFGFLPFFSGSSYGPSLLAASLIVAIMILPIISAVAREVLRSVPDLQREAAYALGATGWEVTRIAVLSYAKRGLIGAAILGLGRALGETMAVTMVVGNRPEIVLSLLSPGYTLASVIANEFTEATTTTYLSALFELGLILLGLTVVVNVLAQILIETVKGSE from the coding sequence ATGTACGGTTTGTTGGGTGGTCTGCCGAAGGCTCGTGTTCACCGCATCGGTGACCGGGCCTTCCGGTTTCTCTGCATGATCGCTGCTTTTTCTGTGTTCCTTTTGATCGTTCTGGTGGGATGGGAAGTTTATCTACAGTCCCGGGTAGCGATTGAGAGGTTCGGCATCCGATTCATTTGGAAGTCCGAATGGGACCCGGTTCGAGAAGATTTTGGAGCTCTCCCGTTTATCTATGGAACGTTAGTGACCTCTCTTCTGGCTCTAGTGCTTGCTTTCCCCGTTAGCGTGGGTACAGCGATCTACCTGACCGAGCTGGCCCCAGTCTGGTTACGACAACCCGTTGCTTCCCTTATCGAAATGATTGCGGCTGTTCCCAGCGTCATCTGGGGATTGTGGGGCCTCTTTGCGTTCGTCCCGTGGCTGCGGGATTATGTCTACCCCGTTCTCAAAAAAACTTTCGGTTTCCTTCCGTTTTTTTCCGGATCCTCCTACGGGCCAAGCCTCTTGGCGGCGTCCCTCATCGTTGCCATTATGATCCTCCCCATCATTAGCGCCGTGGCTCGCGAGGTCCTGCGATCGGTCCCGGACCTCCAGCGTGAGGCTGCCTATGCGCTCGGTGCTACCGGATGGGAGGTGACACGGATTGCCGTTCTTTCCTATGCCAAGCGAGGCCTCATTGGGGCTGCCATTCTGGGGCTTGGTCGAGCGCTCGGAGAGACGATGGCCGTAACGATGGTGGTGGGAAACCGTCCAGAGATTGTTCTTTCCCTTCTCTCCCCTGGGTATACGTTGGCTAGTGTCATTGCCAATGAATTTACCGAAGCTACAACCACGACATACCTAAGCGCCCTTTTTGAGCTGGGCCTCATCCTTCTAGGTCTAACGGTGGTTGTGAACGTTTTGGCGCAAATCTTAATTGAAACCGTCAAAGGGAGCGAGTAA
- a CDS encoding cupin domain-containing protein: MTQASLFPFDPQSGSWKGIQAHPYKFHIGPARGMGWHGIQRFRLGGPPDVPCGFELRYFELLPGAFSSLEKHAHIHLLFVLRGEGKALAGTRVWELRPWDLFYVPPWTPHRWINEKDEPFGFLCPVDADRDPPQPVSEEEWKLLEENPETARYLF, translated from the coding sequence ATGACGCAAGCCTCGCTTTTTCCGTTTGATCCGCAGTCGGGTTCGTGGAAAGGGATCCAGGCCCATCCTTACAAGTTTCACATTGGCCCGGCTCGCGGGATGGGTTGGCATGGCATTCAAAGATTCCGGCTCGGGGGACCTCCGGACGTTCCATGCGGCTTTGAACTGCGTTATTTTGAACTTCTCCCCGGGGCCTTTTCGAGTCTCGAAAAGCACGCTCATATTCACCTGCTTTTTGTCCTTCGGGGGGAGGGCAAAGCGCTGGCTGGAACCCGGGTGTGGGAGCTTCGCCCATGGGACCTTTTCTATGTCCCTCCATGGACTCCCCACCGGTGGATCAACGAAAAGGACGAACCCTTTGGGTTTTTATGCCCCGTGGATGCTGATCGGGATCCGCCGCAACCGGTTAGCGAGGAAGAATGGAAGCTTCTGGAAGAAAATCCCGAGACGGCCCGGTATCTGTTTTGA
- the pstS gene encoding phosphate ABC transporter substrate-binding protein PstS — translation MKKVWVIILVCLTFPFRFVSEAYGELLINGAGATFPYPLYSKWFNEYQHVDPTVRFNYQSIGSGGGQRQILERTVDFGASDAPMSDENLAKAPGKILHIPTVGGAVVVTYHLPGNPKLKLTGPVLADIFLGKITKWTDPQITRLNPTAKLPDADIVVVHRSDGSGTTYIWTDYLCSVSPEWKERVGKGTSVNWPVGLGAKGNEGVTGQVKQTPNSIGYVELIYAIQNRLPVAAIQNQAGVFIEPTLDSITAAFEGATIPDDFRFSLVNPPGEKAYPIAGATWLLVYAEQKDPQKGKKLVEFLRWALTDGEKIAKSLHYAPLPESLRQRVLAKINEITY, via the coding sequence ATGAAAAAGGTGTGGGTTATCATCCTAGTATGTCTAACGTTTCCTTTCCGGTTTGTGAGCGAAGCCTACGGGGAACTCTTGATTAACGGAGCCGGGGCGACCTTTCCGTATCCTTTATATTCCAAATGGTTTAACGAATACCAACACGTAGACCCGACCGTTCGATTCAACTATCAATCGATCGGATCAGGCGGTGGGCAAAGACAAATCTTGGAACGAACGGTAGATTTTGGGGCGTCAGACGCTCCTATGAGCGACGAAAATCTGGCAAAAGCCCCCGGCAAAATTCTCCACATTCCCACGGTGGGAGGTGCGGTAGTGGTCACCTACCATCTCCCAGGCAATCCCAAGCTTAAGCTGACCGGTCCAGTACTTGCGGATATTTTTTTAGGAAAAATTACCAAATGGACCGATCCCCAAATCACCCGTCTTAATCCCACAGCAAAACTCCCGGATGCAGACATCGTAGTGGTCCATCGCTCTGACGGAAGCGGGACGACCTATATTTGGACGGATTACTTGTGTAGCGTAAGTCCCGAATGGAAGGAACGCGTGGGCAAGGGCACGTCAGTCAATTGGCCGGTCGGGCTCGGGGCAAAAGGAAACGAGGGGGTTACAGGACAAGTGAAACAAACGCCGAACTCCATCGGCTATGTCGAGCTGATTTACGCCATTCAGAACCGGTTGCCTGTGGCTGCAATCCAGAACCAGGCGGGGGTTTTTATCGAGCCCACCCTGGACTCGATTACTGCCGCATTCGAAGGGGCTACCATACCGGACGACTTCCGGTTCTCCCTGGTAAACCCTCCGGGCGAAAAGGCCTATCCGATTGCCGGAGCCACGTGGCTTTTGGTATATGCCGAACAGAAGGATCCGCAGAAAGGGAAGAAACTTGTGGAATTTCTGCGGTGGGCACTGACGGACGGGGAAAAAATCGCTAAAAGCCTCCACTATGCCCCGCTTCCAGAAAGCTTACGTCAAAGGGTCCTGGCAAAAATCAACGAAATTACGTATTGA
- a CDS encoding transposase encodes MRSAKTPHEVCIHCRMADVVANGNCVYLKVHHRVGCPIYKRNVFLEMLAVETPSILHEIGSQRVWPAIFKETEPDRLHLFVSIGLAIALAHAIKALTRESRDGISFSRFPRLGSNCRRDTLGRQRAA; translated from the coding sequence TTGCGTTCGGCCAAAACGCCCCATGAGGTGTGCATCCATTGCCGCATGGCCGATGTGGTCGCAAACGGCAACTGTGTCTACCTAAAAGTCCACCATAGGGTGGGGTGTCCGATATATAAGCGCAACGTGTTCCTGGAAATGCTGGCTGTGGAAACGCCATCGATCTTGCACGAGATTGGCTCGCAACGGGTCTGGCCAGCGATCTTCAAAGAGACTGAGCCGGATCGCCTTCATCTCTTTGTCAGTATTGGTTTGGCTATCGCCCTTGCGCATGCGATCAAGGCCCTCACAAGGGAGTCACGGGACGGCATTTCTTTCAGCCGTTTCCCGCGTCTGGGAAGTAACTGTCGAAGAGACACCTTGGGTCGCCAGCGGGCAGCGTGA